From a single Aspergillus puulaauensis MK2 DNA, chromosome 2, nearly complete sequence genomic region:
- a CDS encoding C2H2-type zinc finger protein (COG:K;~EggNog:ENOG410PFYS;~InterPro:IPR036236,IPR013087,IPR007219;~PFAM:PF04082;~TransMembrane:1 (o280-301i);~go_function: GO:0003677 - DNA binding [Evidence IEA];~go_function: GO:0008270 - zinc ion binding [Evidence IEA];~go_process: GO:0006351 - transcription, DNA-templated [Evidence IEA]), translating into MRARVKVPPCRYCSRKFSRTEHLLRHERTHTRERPFHCSCGQRFSRGDLLLRHTRKADETEHHVALSNIPHSNEHDAPSHSPAPYMASEMPTDQPDESQHRTSHDADPAGIALGTGNVNDNPHQIQPDPDASQSLLPSEILDDLDVLWGDSGLGLDPSAAALPLCSLSFAHYGMSDPFQSFQADSFPAFNSAEDQRGPGLNEDMSRLPSLQPEDQPQPSRFGYGSKPCSPQMTRSDYGTISSMINDHRHVLPPAFHWPSRHALTRYLEGFFSGFYDHLPFLHLPTFSLASCPLMLILAILAMGAQFRFEREEAIELWKSARALIDDHLRRRAHDVKAVAHTPLHASPSPSQTLLSENVDRSDQESSLSLETIQAIIIVMSFATWNHKALLRDAFTLATELSFALRHGDFLSEPQQLNEMSWNKWIERESKRRTVLVSYFLLNLHSVTYNIPPSLMTSEIRFLHMPFPEEQWRAASSEEWSRIHRDNPWPEISIGRCFDALFSSNKYSPPHIYHTSWSSFGNITLIHCLFQQVYLSREFCPTFVPHEDECTPSTNTLSHTTITILETALRRWHLTWESLKESSNHPSSLNGALSFNSTAIFRLAYTRLHFNIGPFRRLETHDAMVIAEAFRMAPRPIRSPEVNRAVLQSIHSLSILIREGIEFVSRTQTLTWSIVHSLCNLECAIFLSKWLETIQDVQDLHPQERRLVGTVESLIAETRLVHSLGENRLAVAVIQLLAETLKGTHVFELADSFCKSLQLYASMISLHKDG; encoded by the exons ATGCGAGCACGCGTGAAAGTGCCCCCATGCAGGTACTGCAGTCGGAAGTTCTCTCGAACGGAACATCTATTGCGACACGAGCGGACCC ATACTCGTGAAAGACCATTCCATTGTTCCTGCGGGCAAAGGTTCTCCAGAGG cgacttGCTGTTACGGCATACCAGGAAGGCAGATGAGACAGAGCACCACGTCGCCTTATCGAATATCCCGCATTCAAATGAGCATGATGCTCCTTCCCACAGCCCTGCACCCTACATGGCGTCTGAAATGCCAACCGATCAGCCAGATGAGAGTCAGCATCGCACATCCCACGACGCTGACCCAGCAGGGATCGCCCTAGGGACGGGGAACGTCAATGATAACCCACACCAAATacaaccagatccagatgcgAGTCAGTCTTTGCTGCCCTCCGAGATTCTTGACGACCTCGATGTCCTTTGGGGAGACTCGGGCCTAGGCCTGGACCCAAGTGCAGCAGCCCTTCCATTGTGTTCTTTATCGTTCGCCCACTACGGCATGAGCGATCCTTTTCAGTCCTTCCAGGCAGACTCTTTTCCAGCCTTCAACTCGGCCGAGGATCAACGTGGCCCTGGCCTGAATGAAGACATGTCTCGACTTCCTTCACTCCAACCGGAAGATCAACCGCAGCCTTCGCGATTCGGTTACGGGTCAAAGCCTTGCAGCCCCCAAATGACTCGCAGCGACTATGGCACAATTTCCAGCATGATAAACGATCATAGACATGTCCTGCCGCCAGCATTCCATTGGCCTTCGAGACACGCCCTGACCCGCTATCTGGAAGGTTTCTTCAGTGGGTTTTACGACCATTTGCCTTTTTTACATTTGCCTACATTCTCTTTGGCGTCTTGTCCTCTCATGTTGATTTTAGCCATCCTCGCAATGGGTGCACAGTTTCGCTTTGAACGGGAAGAAGCAATTGAACTCTGGAAGAGtgccagggccttgatcGACGACCATCTACGACGCCGTGCGCATGATGTCAAGGCGGTTGCCCATACACCATTGCATgcatctccctctccttcgcaAACATTGCTGTCTGAAAATGTTGACAGATCGGATCAAGAATCTTCGCTGAGCCTGGAAACAATACAGGCTATTATTATAGTCATGTCATTTGCAACGTGGAACCACAAAGCGCTTCTGCGGGATGCGTTTACTCTGGCAACAGAACTATCCTTTGCTCTTCGGCATGGAGATTTTCTATCTGAACCCCAACAGCTCAATGAGATGAGCTGGAACAAATGGATTGAGCGGGAAAGCAAGCGACGCACAGTCCTGGTGTCTTACTTTTTACTTAACCTGCATTCCGTCACCTATAATATCCCACCGAGTTTGATGACGAGCGAAATTCGATTTCTGCATATGCCATTTCCGGAGGAGCAGTGGCGCGCGGCAAGTAGTGAGGAATGGAGTCGAATACATCGCGATAACCCCTGGCCAGAAATATCTATCGGCCGTTGCTTCGATGCATTGTTTTCGTCCAATAAATACTCTCCACCGCACATCTACCACACTAGCTGGTCTTCATTTGGGAACATTACTCTGATCCATTGCCTGTTTCAGCAAGTCTACCTGTCGAGGGAGTTTTGCCCTACTTTTGTCCCCCACGAAGACGAATGCACCCCGTCGACAAATACTCTATCCCACACCACGATAACCATTCTCGAAACTGCACTACGGCGATGGCATTTGACCTGGGAGTCCTTAAAGGAATCGTCAAACCACCCTAGCTCTCTCAATGGCGCACTTTCCTTTAATTCCACCGCAATCTTTCGACTTGCATATACTCGATTGCATTTTAACATCGGTCCGTTTCGCCGTTTGGAAACCCACGATGCAATGGTCATTGCTGAGGCCTTTCGGATGGCTCCCCGCCCGATCCGATCCCCTGAAGTCAACAGGGCCGTACTGCAGAGCATCCATTCGCTGAGTATACTCATCCGTGAAGGAATCGAGTTTGTTTCGCGGACACAAACACTCACCTGGTCTATCGTCCACAGTCTGTGTAATCTGGAATGCGCCATCTTCCTCAGCAAGTGGCTCGAGACAATACAGGACGTGCAAGACCTCCATCCACAGGAAAGGCGGCTTGTGGGAACAGTTGAATCCCTAATTGCTGAAACCAGGCTCGTTCATTCCTTGGGGGAAAATCGATTGGCCGTCGCGGTGATCCAGTTGCTGGCCGAGACACTCAAAGGAACGCACGTTTTTGAGCTGGCGGATTCCTTCTGTAAAAGTCTTCAGCTTTACGCGAGTATGATTAGTCTACATAAGGATGGCTAG
- a CDS encoding uncharacterized protein (COG:C;~EggNog:ENOG410QEBP;~InterPro:IPR006140,IPR036291,IPR006139,IPR029753;~PFAM:PF00389,PF02826;~go_function: GO:0016616 - oxidoreductase activity, acting on the CH-OH group of donors, NAD or NADP as acceptor [Evidence IEA];~go_function: GO:0051287 - NAD binding [Evidence IEA];~go_process: GO:0055114 - oxidation-reduction process [Evidence IEA]): MSTGPHIVCLEECHCPIPKFPFPHTYRGYTSSTREDVATRLLDADIAITTIIPISCAVLDQCPRLKCVYAMATGTEWVDLEGFRKRGVTVIRAPQSNVDAVSEHAMALYLASRRKIVEMHNRCMRSNEYAEKGTLTHYFPAPPPSCSSETLVIIGYGFLGKKVEKIASALGMRVIIADRKGTPRETLREGRMEFEAALKQASVVIVTIAKTHDTIDLIDEKELRMMRRDVIVVNVSRGGIVNEKALISALRQGEIGGAATDVFQNEPPQRNTSLLYEDIPNLTVSPHLAWYSDQTIRNLQDLLVRGLDAYLRGSPINTV, encoded by the coding sequence ATGAGCACTGGTCCTCATATCGTGTGCCTCGAAGAGTGCCACTGTCCCATCCCCAAGTTCCCATTTCCACACACATATCGAGGCTATACATCATCGACCCGCGAGGACGTTGCAACTCGACTCCTCGACGCCGACATTGCAATTACAACCATCATCCCAATCTCATGCGCCGTCCTCGACCAATGTCCCCGTCTAAAATGCGTCTACGCAATGGCGACCGGAACTGAATGGGTTGATCTCGAGGGCTTCCGCAAACGCGGCGTCACAGTCATTCGGGCGCCCCAGTCCAACGTGGATGCCGTGAGTGAGCATGCCATGGCATTATATCTTGCATCGCGTCGCAAAATTGTTGAAATGCATAATCGGTGCATGAGATCGAATGAATATGCAGAGAAAGGCACATTGACTCATTATTTCCCTGCGCCTCCGCCTTCGTGTTCTTCCGAGACCCTGGTAATCATCGGGTATGGATTTCTCGGGAAAAAGGTCGAAAAAATAGCCAGCGCTCTCGGTATGCGGGTTATCATTGCAGACCGGAAAGGGACGCCGAGGGAAACTCTGCGAGAAGGACGTATGGAGTTCGAGGCTGCTCTGAAGCAGGCATCGGTGGTCATCGTGACGATTGCGAAAACTCACGACACGATTGATCTTATCGATGAGAAGGAGTTGAGGATGATGCGGAGGGATGTCATTGTGGTCAATGTATCTCGCGGGGGCATTGTCAATGAGAAGGCGCTCATTTCTGCTCTTCGTCAAGGCGAAATTGGAGGCGCTGCTACGGATGTTTTCCAGAATGAACCGCCACAGCGAAACACCTCGCTACTGTATGAGGATATCCCGAACCTCACTGTTTCACCACATCTTGCGTGGTACTCGGACCAGACTATTCGGAATCTTCAGGATCTTCTTGTTAGAGGGCTGGATGCCTACCTAAGAGGATCACCTATAAATACTGTCTAG
- a CDS encoding uncharacterized protein (COG:T,Z;~EggNog:ENOG410PJ5R;~InterPro:IPR036409,IPR001303;~PFAM:PF00596) encodes MSTTLVHTKSTPTQTHNDDSKSAIERLSHGVTITGIPSFTSLEKERRWMLEHMAGAFRVFARKGFAEGLAGHISLRDPEHADCFWTNPYGVHFGLIKVSDLILLNEQGEPVGGATHLPANAAGFEIHSHLHKRYPHVNAACHTHSKYGKAYSAFGRRLEMINQDACDFYGDAHAVYPEFGGVVLSADEGAKLAECLGPKGKALILQNHGLLTVGRTVDEATYLYTLMERSCEVQLLVDAAAEGSGKQKMFANDQACEFTFNAVSDPEALYCAFQPDYEMEKVLANGDFLN; translated from the exons ATGTCGACCACTCTAGTCCATACCAAGTCCACTCCTACTCAGACTCACAATGATGACTCCAAGAGTGCTATCGAGCGACTGTCGCATGGCGTGACAATTACCGGGATTCCATCCTTCACGTCTTTGGAAAAGGAGCGTCGCTGGATGCTGGAGCATATGGCCGGTGCGTTCCGAGTATTTGCCCGGAAAGGCTTCGCAGAAGGCCTTGCTGGACACATCAGCTTGAGAGATCCTG AGCATGCTGATTGTTTCTGGACGAACCC ATATGGGGTACACTTTGGTCTTATTAAAGTCTCAGACCTCATTCTCTTGAATGAACAGGGTGAGCCTGTCGGAGGCGCAACTCACCTTCCAGCCAACGCAGCCGGATTCGAGATCCATTCTCACCTGCACAAGAGATACCCGCACGTCAATGCTGCGTGCCACACGCACTCGAAGTACGGCAAGGCATATTCTGCATTTGGCAGGAGGCTGGAGATGATAAACCAAGATGCCTGTGACTTTTATGGGGATGCGCACGCTGTCTATCCTGAGTTTGGAGGTGTTGTTCTCTCTGCCGACGAGGGAGCAAAGTTGGCCGAGTGCTTAGGACCGAAGGGCAAGGCTCTTATCCTCCAGAATCACGGACTACTCACAGTTGGTCGAACCGTTGACGAAGCGACATATCTCTACACATTGATGGAGCGATCCTGTGAGGTGCAACTCCTTGTAGATGCCGCGGCAGAGGGAAGTGGCAAGCAAAAGATGTTTGCAAATGACCAGGCTTGCGAGTTCACCTTTAACGCTGTCAGCGATCCG GAGGCCCTTTATTGCGCGTTTCAGCCTGATTATGAGATGGAAAAGGTGCTGGCAAACGGCGACTTCCTTAATTAG